The following proteins come from a genomic window of Proteiniphilum propionicum:
- a CDS encoding helix-turn-helix transcriptional regulator, with translation MGLFLQGISVEELSETIKGIVAEEVKNALTAISETIPKDTTPEYLSRKETAEMLGVSLPTLHSYVKKGYLTAHRVGEKTIRFRKEDVANALNAVQPMKYRRA, from the coding sequence ATGGGGTTATTTTTGCAAGGAATTTCAGTTGAGGAGTTAAGCGAAACTATTAAAGGTATAGTTGCAGAAGAGGTGAAAAACGCACTGACAGCCATTTCTGAGACAATACCGAAGGACACAACTCCAGAGTATCTATCACGCAAAGAGACAGCAGAGATGTTGGGTGTATCATTGCCTACACTCCATAGTTATGTTAAGAAAGGTTATCTTACCGCTCACAGGGTGGGTGAGAAAACAATACGTTTTCGGAAAGAAGACGTGGCGAATGCACTGAATGCAGTTCAACCTATGAAGTACCGAAGAGCATAA
- a CDS encoding tyrosine-type recombinase/integrase produces the protein MVRVNFRLTDKKADVTNIYAEINYGLYTIVERGKGKGKNKDRKYLQLKYTTPVSVPVALWNAKDVRVEYGDQLASVDAQIEGTYSSIKSSAKKNQSEMNSNLLEFRLHVERIVNDLTVDGRLPIRERVKVELDRIYNPDRIEESSVDGNRDFSDMNLVQFIDHMIETLSNLKESTIKSYKVVRKNIAEYQTKYKTVVTPLTADEDFYHSFVKYLTAEGLAKNTIGTRIKIVKTVLNYASEKKGVKYSDDFRKKSFAKPSEETESIYLNVDELNAIDALVLLPKSLDKVRDMFLIASDTGLRYSDVIRLTAENITEEGLIKIQTQKTGKTIYAPVTPRVKRIFKKYDYKLPKPISNQKYNQFIKDIAKMAGITAPVTRTHTTAGKLTTTTLPKYELVTSHTARRSFATNAYIADVPTLDIMKVTGHKTEVAFLKYIRISAEESAKKMSHHQFFNQLTVVKSM, from the coding sequence ATGGTACGAGTGAATTTCCGACTTACAGACAAAAAAGCAGATGTAACAAACATTTATGCTGAAATAAATTATGGACTATATACCATTGTAGAGCGTGGTAAGGGTAAAGGTAAGAATAAGGATAGAAAGTATCTTCAGTTGAAGTACACCACCCCTGTTAGTGTACCTGTGGCACTATGGAACGCTAAAGATGTTCGTGTGGAGTATGGCGACCAGTTGGCAAGTGTAGATGCACAGATAGAGGGAACATACAGTTCCATTAAATCCTCAGCTAAAAAGAATCAATCTGAAATGAACTCTAATTTGTTGGAGTTCCGACTCCACGTTGAACGCATCGTTAATGATCTAACCGTAGATGGTAGGTTGCCAATCAGAGAGCGTGTAAAGGTGGAACTCGACCGCATCTACAATCCTGACAGAATAGAAGAAAGTAGTGTAGATGGGAACAGGGACTTCTCAGATATGAACCTTGTGCAGTTCATAGACCATATGATAGAAACACTCTCAAACCTGAAGGAGTCCACGATAAAAAGCTACAAAGTGGTAAGAAAGAACATTGCAGAGTATCAGACCAAGTATAAGACGGTCGTGACTCCACTGACCGCAGATGAGGACTTCTACCATTCCTTTGTGAAGTATCTGACTGCCGAAGGGTTGGCAAAAAACACCATAGGCACACGCATAAAGATAGTGAAAACCGTTCTTAATTACGCAAGTGAAAAGAAGGGAGTAAAGTATAGTGATGATTTCCGGAAGAAGTCCTTTGCCAAGCCATCAGAAGAGACTGAGAGCATTTATTTGAACGTAGACGAACTGAATGCCATAGATGCACTTGTATTGCTACCCAAGTCTTTAGATAAAGTCAGAGATATGTTTCTCATTGCATCAGACACAGGACTCCGATACTCAGACGTGATACGCTTGACTGCCGAGAATATCACAGAAGAAGGACTTATTAAAATACAGACGCAGAAGACAGGGAAGACCATCTATGCGCCTGTGACTCCACGTGTGAAGCGTATCTTTAAAAAATATGATTATAAGTTGCCGAAACCTATCAGCAATCAGAAGTACAATCAATTCATCAAAGATATAGCAAAGATGGCAGGGATAACTGCACCAGTGACACGTACCCACACGACCGCAGGGAAGCTGACCACTACTACATTGCCGAAGTATGAACTTGTAACGAGTCACACAGCACGTAGAAGTTTTGCGACAAATGCCTATATAGCAGACGTTCCTACGCTTGATATAATGAAGGTGACAGGACACAAGACAGAAGTAGCATTTCTCAAATATATAAGGATAAGTGCAGAAGAAAGTGCAAAAAAGATGTCACACCATCAGTTCTTTAATCAATTGACCGTAGTAAAGTCTATGTGA
- a CDS encoding MFS transporter yields the protein MKLKRYFGLEKNVFYTGLTSFFTDTSSKMVYSVMPLFLMSIGASKIQISLIEGIAESTASLLKAVSGFWSDKIGKNKPFMFIGYTITALITPLYAYVVNPMQVLAYRFLERVGKGIRTAPRDSLISGSVNNGETGKSFGFHKAMDNSGAIVGPLMASGILFFLPKDNPVLQYKIIFWVATVPAVIGVLTIIFFLKEAKSQKSFTVSKISLKQLPRNYSFFLIIVAVFTLGNSTDSLLIVRTSETGISPSLVPLIYMLFNTVSVLLAIPFGKLSDKIGRAKLITAGFIVYSFVYFMFGASSQILVYIAMFGMYGVYSALTDTCQKALVSDLIPNEMKGTGYGLYHAVLGIMLLPASVIAGYLYDRVSPGAPFYFGSVMSLIAAALMIMFLFVNKKA from the coding sequence ATGAAACTCAAGCGCTATTTTGGGTTAGAGAAAAACGTCTTTTATACCGGATTGACAAGCTTTTTTACAGATACATCATCTAAAATGGTGTATAGTGTAATGCCTCTTTTTCTCATGTCTATTGGTGCATCAAAAATACAAATATCGCTTATTGAGGGAATTGCAGAAAGTACTGCCTCCTTGTTGAAAGCCGTTTCTGGCTTCTGGAGTGATAAAATAGGGAAGAACAAACCTTTTATGTTTATTGGTTATACTATTACTGCATTAATAACCCCTTTGTACGCATATGTAGTTAATCCAATGCAGGTGCTGGCATACCGGTTTTTGGAAAGGGTAGGTAAGGGGATACGTACTGCACCGCGTGACAGTCTTATATCTGGATCGGTTAATAATGGAGAGACCGGCAAAAGCTTCGGTTTTCATAAAGCCATGGATAATAGTGGTGCTATTGTTGGTCCTCTAATGGCATCGGGAATACTTTTTTTCCTGCCTAAGGATAATCCAGTTCTTCAATATAAAATCATCTTTTGGGTAGCTACGGTACCAGCTGTGATTGGTGTTCTAACAATCATCTTTTTTTTGAAAGAGGCCAAATCACAGAAGAGTTTTACCGTAAGTAAGATATCACTGAAGCAATTACCAAGGAATTATTCTTTCTTTCTTATTATTGTTGCTGTTTTTACACTAGGTAATTCTACCGATTCACTCTTAATCGTAAGGACCAGTGAGACAGGAATTAGTCCGTCATTGGTACCACTAATATACATGCTTTTCAATACAGTCTCTGTTCTTTTGGCGATTCCTTTCGGAAAACTATCAGATAAAATTGGGCGAGCGAAGCTCATTACGGCTGGATTTATTGTCTATTCGTTTGTATATTTTATGTTTGGTGCATCCAGTCAGATTCTGGTGTATATTGCCATGTTTGGCATGTACGGTGTATACAGCGCCCTTACCGATACCTGCCAGAAAGCATTAGTTTCCGACCTGATACCCAATGAGATGAAAGGAACCGGTTACGGATTATATCACGCTGTGCTCGGAATAATGTTGTTGCCGGCAAGTGTTATAGCCGGGTATCTTTACGACCGTGTAAGCCCAGGTGCTCCTTTCTACTTTGGGAGTGTTATGTCGCTTATTGCTGCAGCTCTAATGATAATGTTCCTGTTTGTCAATAAAAAGGCTTGA
- a CDS encoding sugar phosphate isomerase/epimerase family protein, translating into MKKRSILLSTALLSGLFFFSACNQGKQQKEEASAKKEIYLQLYSVRDDIKADYAGTIAKVAEIGYTGVEAAGYNDGQFYGMSPVDFKKSIEDAGMEVLSSHASRPLAEKPGETNWDETWAWWDTAIQAHKEAGMKYIVIPWMTTPETLSDLQVYCDYYNQIGEKCNAAGLRLGYHNHSFEFNEIEGQLMYDYMLNNTDPSKVFFQMDVYWVCEGGKDPVDYFNSFPGRFEQLHVKDETELGKSGKVNFENIFNNAEKSGAKYMIVEVERYTGTPFEGVKESYDFLNNAAFVKESYSK; encoded by the coding sequence ATGAAAAAACGTTCAATTTTGTTAAGTACCGCATTATTAAGCGGTTTGTTCTTTTTCTCTGCATGCAACCAGGGAAAACAACAGAAAGAGGAGGCATCAGCCAAAAAAGAGATTTACCTTCAACTATATTCAGTACGAGATGATATCAAGGCTGATTACGCTGGTACCATTGCAAAAGTCGCAGAAATAGGATATACCGGAGTAGAGGCAGCAGGATATAATGACGGACAGTTTTATGGAATGTCTCCTGTCGATTTTAAGAAATCGATCGAAGATGCAGGCATGGAAGTACTGTCTTCACATGCTTCAAGACCTTTAGCCGAAAAACCGGGTGAAACAAACTGGGATGAGACCTGGGCTTGGTGGGATACTGCTATTCAGGCTCACAAGGAAGCAGGAATGAAATACATTGTCATTCCCTGGATGACCACCCCTGAAACGCTATCCGACCTTCAGGTATATTGTGATTATTATAACCAGATAGGTGAGAAATGTAATGCTGCAGGTCTTCGTTTAGGCTATCATAACCACAGTTTTGAGTTCAACGAAATAGAAGGTCAATTAATGTACGACTATATGTTGAACAATACCGATCCCTCCAAAGTGTTTTTCCAGATGGATGTTTACTGGGTGTGTGAGGGCGGTAAAGACCCGGTAGATTATTTCAACAGCTTCCCCGGGCGCTTCGAACAATTGCATGTAAAAGATGAGACCGAATTAGGTAAAAGTGGAAAAGTGAACTTTGAGAATATCTTCAACAATGCAGAGAAATCGGGCGCAAAATATATGATTGTGGAAGTGGAAAGATATACAGGAACCCCTTTCGAAGGAGTGAAGGAGAGTTATGATTTTTTGAATAATGCAGCTTTTGTAAAAGAGAGTTATTCGAAATAA
- a CDS encoding DUF6371 domain-containing protein, with translation MKEFKYKLEKYKGRTTRHECPHCHTYQSFVRYVDERGNYISDNVGRCNREDKCGYHLTPSEYFKDKGIDYTPTIHVAPKPLPPTDYIPEEMMVRSLNTDNNFIHFLTKYFPLIDVARAIDRYRIGDHKEGRVIYWQIDREDRIRTGKIMLYDPVTGKRAKNVKNSFDWVHRHVKSPYQLSQCLYGLHLVKKSTTPLAVVESEKSAIIASLTIPEYTWVATGGKQNYRLLEALRGHDVTLFPDLGAYHDWTKYATKYGFKVSNLLEQVATDEERRDGLDIADYIIKQMKNEK, from the coding sequence ATGAAAGAGTTTAAATATAAGTTGGAAAAATACAAAGGCAGAACCACAAGGCACGAGTGCCCACACTGCCATACCTACCAATCATTTGTACGTTATGTAGATGAAAGAGGTAATTATATATCTGACAATGTAGGCAGATGCAATAGAGAGGATAAATGCGGTTATCATTTGACACCATCAGAGTACTTTAAAGACAAAGGAATAGACTATACACCTACTATTCATGTTGCGCCGAAACCACTACCACCTACTGACTACATACCTGAGGAAATGATGGTGAGAAGTCTAAATACTGATAATAACTTTATTCACTTTTTGACAAAATATTTTCCATTAATAGACGTTGCAAGAGCCATCGATAGATACCGAATTGGAGACCACAAAGAAGGAAGGGTAATCTATTGGCAAATAGACCGAGAAGACCGCATCAGGACAGGTAAGATAATGTTATACGACCCAGTGACAGGTAAGCGGGCTAAGAATGTGAAGAACTCATTTGATTGGGTGCATAGGCACGTTAAGAGTCCTTATCAACTATCACAATGCCTGTATGGGTTGCATTTAGTGAAGAAGTCCACCACACCTCTAGCCGTAGTAGAAAGCGAAAAGAGTGCCATTATAGCGAGTCTGACAATACCAGAGTACACATGGGTTGCTACAGGTGGTAAGCAGAACTATCGACTTTTAGAGGCACTAAGAGGACATGATGTTACACTATTTCCTGATTTAGGAGCGTATCATGATTGGACTAAATATGCAACTAAATATGGTTTTAAAGTCTCAAATTTACTTGAACAGGTAGCTACAGATGAAGAAAGAAGAGATGGACTCGACATTGCAGATTACATTATAAAACAAATGAAAAATGAAAAATAA
- a CDS encoding DUF3987 domain-containing protein — translation MNDMINIIEKIKNGEGVIIPTATATETTQEQTAFPTDLLPEWLQETIREHAESYGTPEELWAVAFLTAIATASGKRMYLTVGNYKNYPQLWVIVVGSSGTGKSDAGRVAFKRISEIDAERYLRYQEEYKEWEAEEKQGTPPHWAQMLINDTTPEAMFNALSYAENGLTLNRDELSGWFSDFGRYNKSGEVGHYLSIFDNQTFSINRKKEQPQLIEEPFLNIYGTIQPSVLSELLTKNNFEQSGFAQRFMFLYPEFPIRKYKRGGTTPDSEAFDNMIDRIESYGGGGEMHLSAEAEDVYEQFYNDMEGRRIKANDFWSAVFSKAQIQVLRLALTVKIARLSEVPDTSVSDVDMMAGVGMVKYFIKSLDKFKVEQREEVSTKKDLILQIFAENPEANQTKVAEMVGVSREYVNRVCRSQVTGHTAIEPTTEAGFN, via the coding sequence ATGAACGATATGATAAATATTATAGAAAAAATAAAAAACGGCGAGGGAGTAATTATTCCGACCGCCACTGCCACAGAGACCACCCAAGAGCAGACTGCATTCCCGACTGACCTACTCCCTGAATGGTTGCAAGAGACCATCAGAGAACACGCAGAGAGTTATGGCACGCCTGAAGAACTTTGGGCGGTTGCATTCCTGACAGCCATTGCCACAGCATCAGGTAAGCGAATGTACTTGACGGTAGGGAACTATAAAAACTACCCTCAATTGTGGGTAATTGTGGTAGGTTCTTCAGGAACAGGAAAGAGTGATGCAGGGAGAGTCGCATTCAAGAGAATATCAGAGATTGACGCTGAGAGATACCTGAGATACCAAGAGGAATATAAGGAATGGGAAGCTGAGGAGAAGCAAGGCACACCACCACATTGGGCGCAGATGCTTATTAATGATACTACTCCCGAAGCTATGTTTAACGCACTATCTTACGCTGAGAATGGACTAACCCTTAATAGAGATGAGCTGAGCGGGTGGTTCTCAGACTTCGGTAGATATAACAAGAGTGGTGAAGTGGGACACTACCTCTCTATCTTTGACAATCAAACATTCAGCATAAATAGAAAAAAAGAGCAACCACAATTAATTGAAGAACCGTTCCTGAATATTTATGGGACTATACAGCCAAGTGTTCTTTCTGAATTATTGACAAAAAACAACTTTGAACAATCAGGTTTTGCGCAACGGTTCATGTTCCTTTATCCTGAATTTCCGATACGAAAATATAAACGTGGTGGGACTACACCTGACTCCGAAGCATTCGACAATATGATAGATAGAATTGAGTCGTATGGTGGTGGTGGCGAGATGCATCTTTCTGCCGAAGCCGAAGACGTATACGAACAGTTCTACAATGATATGGAGGGCAGACGTATTAAGGCAAATGACTTTTGGAGTGCAGTTTTCAGTAAGGCACAAATCCAAGTCCTCAGGTTGGCACTGACCGTTAAGATAGCACGACTATCTGAAGTACCCGACACTTCAGTGTCTGACGTGGATATGATGGCAGGTGTAGGAATGGTGAAGTATTTCATTAAGTCACTTGATAAATTTAAAGTAGAGCAAAGGGAAGAAGTATCGACCAAGAAAGACTTGATACTGCAAATATTTGCGGAAAACCCCGAAGCCAATCAGACAAAAGTAGCTGAGATGGTTGGAGTCTCAAGAGAATATGTAAATAGAGTGTGCAGGTCACAGGTCACAGGTCACACTGCAATAGAACCCACTACAGAAGCAGGTTTCAACTAA
- a CDS encoding 3-keto-disaccharide hydrolase, with translation MIFMSCSNTSKQSKTADATDSVEMTAAGEGWITLFNGTDFTGWRGYNRADMPSAWTIEDGAIKINGSGMGEAGAKDGGDIIYDQKFKNFELTFEWKVSEGGNSGVFYLAQELEGKQIYESAPEYQILDNAKHPDAKLGKDGNRQSASLYDLVPAVPQNSKPAGEWNTGGIMVYKGTVIHTQNGENVVEYHLWTDSWKEMVAGSKFKNWPDFLNAGGENQEGYIGLQDHGDDVWYRNIKIKILD, from the coding sequence ATGATTTTTATGTCATGTTCCAACACAAGCAAACAATCTAAGACAGCCGATGCAACAGACTCTGTTGAGATGACTGCAGCCGGTGAAGGATGGATTACACTTTTCAACGGTACAGATTTTACAGGATGGCGTGGTTATAACCGTGCCGATATGCCTTCGGCCTGGACCATTGAAGATGGTGCAATCAAGATAAACGGATCGGGAATGGGTGAAGCCGGTGCAAAAGATGGTGGAGACATCATTTACGACCAGAAATTTAAAAACTTCGAGCTTACCTTCGAATGGAAAGTATCTGAAGGTGGAAATAGTGGTGTGTTCTATCTGGCTCAGGAGCTGGAAGGAAAACAAATTTACGAATCGGCACCCGAGTATCAGATTCTTGATAATGCAAAACATCCCGATGCCAAGTTAGGAAAAGACGGAAATCGCCAATCTGCTTCTTTGTATGATCTGGTGCCTGCAGTACCACAGAATTCAAAACCTGCAGGTGAATGGAATACAGGTGGCATTATGGTGTATAAAGGAACCGTTATTCATACTCAGAATGGTGAAAATGTTGTAGAATATCACCTGTGGACAGACTCATGGAAAGAAATGGTTGCCGGGAGCAAATTCAAAAACTGGCCTGACTTCCTGAATGCAGGAGGTGAAAATCAGGAAGGTTATATAGGCTTACAGGATCACGGCGATGATGTATGGTACAGAAATATAAAAATTAAAATATTGGATTAA